From Solidesulfovibrio carbinoliphilus subsp. oakridgensis, the proteins below share one genomic window:
- a CDS encoding UDP-N-acetylmuramoyl-tripeptide--D-alanyl-D-alanine ligase, which yields MRMTLSDILAATGAVGDVGERGNPVIEAVRIDSRAVVPGSLFVCVPGARLDGHHFAAEAVEKGAAAVLADRPLAGLPEGTPVLLVRDTVAALGRLARAWRERVGARLVAVSGSAGKTTVKELTAAILGKVGPTAKNYKNFNNRIGLPLSMLEAGENDALWVMELGISAPGEMAPLASIAEPDVAVIHNVGPAHLQALGDVAGVAAEKTFLFRSLRPGGTALASMDYPELWDAARAAFPGVRGMSTKGQAAPYRAKYLGAISEGRGRFFLKLDDLELEVVTPLTGGHFAENILAAAAAARILGAGEPEIAAGLATAVMPEQRFFCRRQGCYTLIDDTYNANPLSMRRAIAAAAETAQARPLVLVLGEMREMGAHAEAEHGKLGEAAAASGANAVFYHGAHAEAVGEGLTRSGYAGRFAVVDTPDAFLGALAPMGFGGGVFLFKGSRSMRMEEYLAAFSQSIQKDPKA from the coding sequence ATGCGCATGACCCTGTCTGACATCCTCGCGGCCACCGGCGCCGTCGGCGACGTGGGGGAGCGGGGCAATCCCGTCATCGAGGCCGTCCGCATCGATTCCCGGGCCGTGGTGCCGGGGAGCCTTTTCGTCTGCGTGCCCGGAGCGCGCCTGGACGGCCACCATTTCGCGGCCGAGGCCGTGGAAAAGGGCGCGGCCGCCGTCCTGGCCGACCGGCCCCTGGCCGGCCTGCCCGAAGGCACGCCGGTGCTCCTGGTGCGCGACACCGTGGCCGCCCTCGGCCGGCTGGCCCGGGCTTGGCGCGAGCGGGTCGGGGCCAGGCTTGTGGCCGTCTCCGGCTCGGCCGGCAAGACCACCGTCAAGGAACTCACTGCCGCCATCCTCGGCAAAGTCGGTCCCACGGCCAAAAACTACAAGAATTTCAACAACCGCATAGGGCTCCCCCTGTCCATGCTCGAAGCCGGCGAAAACGACGCCCTCTGGGTTATGGAACTCGGCATTTCCGCGCCCGGCGAAATGGCTCCCCTGGCCTCCATCGCCGAGCCGGACGTGGCCGTCATCCACAACGTGGGTCCGGCCCACTTGCAGGCCCTTGGCGACGTGGCCGGGGTGGCGGCGGAAAAGACCTTTCTGTTCCGGTCCCTGCGTCCCGGCGGCACGGCGCTCGCCTCCATGGACTATCCCGAGCTCTGGGACGCGGCCCGGGCCGCCTTTCCCGGGGTGCGGGGCATGTCCACCAAGGGCCAGGCCGCGCCCTACCGGGCCAAGTACCTGGGCGCCATTTCCGAGGGCCGAGGCCGGTTTTTCCTGAAGCTCGACGACCTGGAGCTCGAGGTGGTGACGCCGCTGACGGGCGGGCACTTCGCCGAGAACATCCTGGCCGCGGCGGCCGCCGCCCGCATCCTCGGCGCCGGGGAGCCGGAGATCGCCGCCGGCCTGGCCACGGCCGTCATGCCCGAGCAGCGCTTTTTCTGCCGCCGGCAAGGCTGCTACACGCTCATTGACGACACCTACAACGCCAACCCGCTGTCCATGCGCCGGGCCATCGCCGCTGCGGCCGAGACGGCCCAGGCGCGGCCCCTGGTCCTGGTCCTTGGCGAGATGCGCGAGATGGGGGCCCACGCCGAGGCCGAGCACGGGAAGCTCGGCGAGGCGGCGGCCGCCAGCGGCGCCAATGCCGTCTTTTACCACGGCGCCCACGCCGAGGCCGTCGGCGAAGGCCTGACCCGCAGCGGCTACGCCGGCCGCTTCGCCGTGGTCGACACCCCGGACGCCTTCCTGGGCGCCCTGGCCCCCATGGGGTTTGGCGGCGGCGTGTTTCTGTTCAAAGGTTCGCGCTCCATGCGCATGGAGGAGTATCTGGCCGCGTTCTCCCAGAGCATCCAAAAGGACCCCAAGGCATGA
- a CDS encoding UDP-N-acetylmuramoyl-L-alanyl-D-glutamate--2,6-diaminopimelate ligase: protein MMADTDNAALAALTEAVRAEAIPVAGHSAKVLPGGVFVAVAGPVADGERFIPDALARGAAHVVAGPGTVLPAGATARLVVAENPKAALGRLAAARYGTDRMAMPVAAITGTNGKTTITYLIERLATAAGRKVGVLGTVAYRWPGVSRNASLTTPDCLTIHENLAAMHAAGCDLAVMEASSHAIAQDRLAGLAFAAGIFTNLTQDHLDYHKDMESYFEAKAGLFRRYLADPRNAVLNFDDPFGRRLLEEFPQALGYGLTAPPAGFPRILAGTVLGHGREGQRLDVRHGDAAHAVASPMPGRHNAQNVLAAMGAALVLGLPAAAFAALADCHGAPGRLERIANPRDLTVFVDYAHTPDALENVLGAAREFTKGKLFAVFGCGGDRDRTKRPLMAAAVARFADVAVLTSDNPRHEDPLAIMADARPGLAGARRAVAEPDRRRAIGLALSEMGPEDVLVIAGKGHETYQQIGDVKHPFSDAAVVRELTGCA, encoded by the coding sequence ATGATGGCAGACACCGACAACGCGGCCCTGGCCGCCCTGACGGAGGCCGTGCGGGCGGAAGCGATTCCTGTGGCCGGGCATTCGGCCAAGGTGCTTCCCGGCGGGGTTTTTGTGGCCGTCGCCGGTCCCGTGGCCGACGGGGAGCGGTTCATTCCCGACGCCCTGGCCCGGGGTGCGGCCCATGTCGTGGCTGGGCCGGGCACGGTGCTGCCGGCCGGCGCCACGGCCAGGCTGGTTGTGGCCGAAAATCCCAAGGCCGCCCTCGGCCGGCTGGCCGCCGCCCGTTACGGCACGGACCGCATGGCCATGCCCGTGGCCGCCATCACCGGCACCAATGGCAAGACCACCATCACCTACCTGATCGAGCGCCTGGCCACGGCCGCCGGCCGCAAGGTCGGGGTGCTCGGCACGGTGGCCTACCGCTGGCCCGGGGTGTCCCGCAACGCTTCGCTGACCACCCCCGACTGCCTGACCATCCACGAGAATCTCGCGGCCATGCACGCCGCCGGCTGCGACCTGGCCGTGATGGAGGCCTCCTCCCACGCCATCGCCCAGGACCGGCTGGCCGGCCTGGCTTTTGCCGCCGGCATCTTCACCAACCTGACCCAGGACCATCTGGACTACCACAAGGACATGGAGTCCTATTTCGAGGCCAAGGCCGGGCTTTTTCGCCGCTACCTCGCCGACCCCCGAAACGCGGTCCTCAATTTCGACGATCCCTTCGGCCGCCGGCTCCTGGAGGAATTTCCCCAGGCCCTCGGCTACGGCCTGACCGCGCCCCCGGCCGGCTTCCCCCGGATTCTGGCCGGGACCGTCCTCGGCCACGGCCGGGAGGGCCAGCGGCTCGACGTCCGCCACGGCGACGCGGCCCATGCCGTGGCTTCCCCCATGCCCGGCCGGCACAACGCCCAGAATGTCCTGGCCGCCATGGGCGCGGCCCTTGTCCTCGGCCTGCCGGCCGCCGCCTTCGCCGCCCTGGCCGACTGCCACGGCGCGCCCGGCCGGCTGGAGCGGATCGCCAATCCCCGGGACCTCACCGTCTTCGTGGACTACGCCCACACCCCGGACGCCCTGGAAAACGTGCTCGGCGCGGCCCGGGAATTCACCAAGGGCAAGCTGTTCGCGGTCTTCGGCTGCGGCGGCGACCGCGACCGGACCAAGCGGCCGCTCATGGCCGCGGCCGTGGCCCGCTTTGCCGACGTGGCCGTCCTCACCTCGGACAACCCCCGCCACGAGGACCCCCTGGCCATCATGGCCGACGCCCGCCCCGGCCTTGCCGGCGCGCGCCGGGCCGTGGCCGAGCCGGACCGCCGCCGGGCCATCGGACTGGCCCTGTCGGAAATGGGCCCCGAGGACGTCCTGGTCATCGCCGGCAAGGGACACGAAACCTATCAGCAGATCGGCGACGTGAAGCACCCGTTTTCCGACGCCGCCGTGGTCAGGGAGCTCACCGGATGCGCATGA
- a CDS encoding penicillin-binding transpeptidase domain-containing protein, producing the protein MRKPPADRQHKTVRDWGRVKLTCVGVFFCLAWLGLWTRAGYLQIVAGPELAQQAIRQHLASEIDKGARGEIYDRGGRLLAKSVEFEAVFVRPKEVTDPEKTVAFLAKVLHMKEQRVRKKVQSSSNMAYLSWRVGDRTAARIREAALPGVYFTKESGRFYPNGHLASQLMGFVGVGDVGLEGVEKSFDERLTGHQAKYVVQRDASGRRFFFDSQGRELADVNGHDVRLTIDSQIQFFAEEELEKAVTANNAKAGTALVVHVPTGEILAMANYPFFNPNVGRGISPRIARNHAALDVFEPGSTMKPLLVAAALQERVVRASSTFNCENGRFSFANRVIKDTHPYGVLPVNMIVRVSSNIGAAKIGLQMGAQRLYGYFQKLGFGQPTGLPISGEGKGLLRPLKSWSPLDVATQSFGQGVAVTPVQLAQAFLILANDGVYKPLRLVADPTDAQAERKPYRVFDADVCRTVQGMMREVVQEEHGTGRTARIDGLEIGGKTGTAQKAGSGGGYGNKYLGSFVAFVPAISPEYVVLVMVDEPEPSHYGGVVAAPAVRDVTLRMLSYLGRMPETVQLAKGQASGPSAAQAQTQAASVPAASDAPVELSRADKEIMEIAQSTPSGAKAVEVRSVPNFSGMPLRKAVEILMQKGIVPRLEGQGLVVSKQTPAPGAPWPGDNNAEFVLWLARPS; encoded by the coding sequence ATGCGCAAGCCACCTGCCGACCGCCAGCACAAGACCGTGCGCGATTGGGGCCGGGTCAAGCTCACCTGCGTGGGGGTCTTTTTCTGTCTGGCCTGGCTCGGGCTGTGGACCCGGGCCGGCTATCTCCAGATCGTGGCCGGGCCGGAACTGGCCCAGCAGGCCATACGCCAGCACCTGGCCTCGGAAATCGACAAGGGGGCGCGGGGCGAGATCTACGACCGGGGCGGCCGCCTGCTCGCCAAAAGCGTGGAGTTCGAGGCGGTTTTCGTGCGGCCCAAGGAAGTGACGGACCCGGAGAAGACCGTGGCCTTTCTGGCCAAGGTCCTGCACATGAAGGAACAGCGGGTCCGCAAGAAGGTCCAGAGCTCCTCCAACATGGCCTACCTGTCCTGGCGGGTCGGCGACCGCACCGCGGCCCGCATCCGGGAAGCGGCCCTGCCGGGCGTCTATTTCACCAAGGAATCGGGACGGTTTTACCCCAACGGCCACCTGGCCAGCCAGCTCATGGGCTTTGTCGGCGTCGGGGACGTCGGCCTCGAAGGCGTGGAAAAGTCCTTTGACGAGCGTCTGACCGGTCACCAGGCCAAATACGTGGTCCAGCGCGACGCCTCGGGCCGGCGCTTTTTTTTCGACTCCCAGGGCCGGGAGCTGGCCGACGTCAACGGCCATGACGTCCGGCTGACCATCGACTCCCAGATCCAGTTCTTCGCCGAGGAGGAGCTGGAAAAGGCGGTCACGGCCAACAACGCCAAGGCCGGCACGGCGCTGGTCGTCCACGTGCCGACCGGCGAAATCCTGGCCATGGCCAACTATCCCTTTTTCAATCCCAACGTGGGCCGCGGCATAAGCCCGCGCATCGCGCGAAACCACGCCGCCCTCGACGTCTTCGAGCCCGGCTCCACCATGAAGCCCCTGCTGGTGGCTGCGGCCCTCCAGGAGCGGGTGGTGCGGGCGAGCTCGACGTTCAACTGCGAAAACGGCAGGTTTTCCTTCGCCAACCGGGTCATCAAGGACACCCACCCCTACGGTGTGCTGCCGGTCAACATGATCGTGCGCGTCTCGAGCAACATCGGCGCGGCCAAGATCGGCCTGCAGATGGGGGCCCAGCGGCTCTACGGCTATTTCCAGAAGCTCGGCTTCGGCCAGCCGACCGGGCTGCCCATCTCCGGCGAGGGCAAGGGGCTCTTGCGGCCGCTCAAATCCTGGTCGCCGCTTGACGTGGCCACCCAGTCCTTCGGCCAGGGCGTGGCCGTGACCCCGGTCCAGCTGGCCCAGGCCTTCCTCATCCTGGCCAACGACGGCGTGTACAAGCCGCTTCGGCTCGTGGCCGACCCGACGGACGCCCAGGCCGAACGCAAGCCCTACCGGGTCTTTGACGCCGACGTCTGCCGCACCGTCCAGGGCATGATGCGCGAGGTGGTCCAGGAAGAGCACGGCACCGGCCGCACGGCCCGCATCGATGGCCTGGAGATCGGCGGCAAGACCGGCACGGCCCAGAAGGCCGGCAGCGGCGGCGGCTACGGCAACAAGTACCTGGGCTCGTTCGTGGCCTTCGTGCCCGCGATCAGCCCCGAATATGTCGTCCTGGTCATGGTGGACGAACCCGAACCGAGCCACTACGGCGGTGTCGTCGCCGCGCCGGCCGTGCGGGACGTGACCCTGCGCATGCTGTCCTATCTCGGCCGCATGCCCGAGACCGTGCAGCTGGCCAAGGGCCAGGCCTCGGGCCCGTCCGCGGCCCAGGCCCAGACCCAGGCCGCGTCCGTGCCGGCCGCGTCGGACGCGCCCGTGGAGCTGTCCCGGGCGGACAAGGAGATCATGGAGATCGCCCAGTCCACCCCGTCGGGGGCCAAGGCCGTCGAAGTCCGGTCCGTGCCCAATTTTTCCGGCATGCCGCTGCGAAAGGCCGTGGAGATCCTCATGCAAAAGGGCATCGTGCCCCGGCTCGAGGGACAGGGCCTTGTGGTTTCCAAGCAGACGCCGGCCCCGGGCGCACCCTGGCCCGGGGACAACAACGCCGAATTCGTGCTCTGGCTGGCCAGGCCGTCCTAG
- the rsmH gene encoding 16S rRNA (cytosine(1402)-N(4))-methyltransferase RsmH, which yields MDFVPSHIPVLLREVVEFLAIRPGMRILDATAGLGGHIKGMLEAAGGEASVLGLDRDREALSEAGRRLEAYGDRVRLVRTRYSRFPAALAEAGWETVDAALLDAGMSSLQLDDPERGFGFLTDGPLDMRMGVEDGGESAEGLVNLASFARLREIIREYGEDPQAGRIARAIVAERETAPITTTRRLAEVVAAAYPAKWRAMARQHPATRTFQALRMAVNDELGELEEFLRAIPGHIAPGGRVAVISFHSLEDRLVKRAFRLEATDCLCPREQIVCVCGHRARFRILTKKPVMAGEEEVAANSRARSAKLRVAQRVAAADVVVAGE from the coding sequence GTGGATTTCGTTCCCTCGCATATCCCGGTGCTTCTGCGTGAAGTGGTCGAGTTTCTGGCCATACGGCCGGGGATGCGAATTTTGGACGCCACGGCGGGGCTTGGCGGGCATATCAAGGGGATGCTCGAAGCGGCCGGGGGAGAGGCTTCGGTGCTCGGCCTCGACAGGGACAGGGAGGCCCTGTCGGAGGCCGGGCGGCGACTGGAAGCCTACGGCGACCGGGTGCGGCTCGTGCGCACCCGATACAGCCGGTTCCCGGCGGCCCTGGCCGAGGCGGGGTGGGAGACGGTCGATGCTGCGCTGTTGGACGCGGGGATGTCCTCTTTGCAGCTCGACGACCCGGAGCGCGGCTTCGGGTTTTTGACCGACGGCCCCCTGGACATGCGCATGGGGGTCGAAGACGGCGGGGAGAGCGCCGAGGGTCTGGTCAACCTGGCGTCCTTCGCAAGGCTTCGGGAGATCATCCGGGAGTACGGGGAAGATCCGCAGGCCGGGCGCATCGCCCGGGCCATCGTGGCGGAACGGGAGACGGCCCCCATCACCACCACCCGGCGTCTGGCCGAGGTGGTGGCGGCGGCCTACCCGGCCAAGTGGCGGGCCATGGCCCGCCAGCACCCGGCCACCCGGACGTTCCAGGCCTTGCGAATGGCGGTCAATGACGAGCTGGGGGAGCTGGAGGAGTTTTTGCGGGCCATTCCCGGTCACATCGCCCCTGGCGGGCGCGTGGCCGTCATCTCCTTCCATTCCCTCGAGGACAGGCTGGTCAAGCGGGCCTTTCGGCTCGAAGCCACGGACTGCCTGTGCCCGCGCGAACAGATCGTGTGCGTGTGCGGGCACAGGGCCAGGTTCCGCATTCTGACCAAAAAGCCTGTCATGGCCGGCGAGGAAGAGGTCGCGGCCAATTCCAGGGCCAGGAGCGCCAAGCTGCGGGTGGCACAGCGGGTTGCGGCGGCGGACGTCGTGGTCGCCGGGGAGTAG
- a CDS encoding division/cell wall cluster transcriptional repressor MraZ, whose translation MLPPEYREEVLRLVPEGRLMLTNNFDGAITGYPMPAWEAVEASFQAGNKLDPRIRDIERFYISGAMEVALDKQGRILIPPYLRSFAGLDKDLVLAGVGEKFEIWNQAKFEERRRQVGLRFDADLAALAESGVTLRL comes from the coding sequence ATGCTGCCACCGGAATATCGGGAGGAGGTCCTGCGCCTCGTTCCGGAAGGGCGGCTTATGCTCACGAACAACTTTGACGGCGCCATCACCGGCTACCCCATGCCCGCCTGGGAGGCCGTGGAGGCCAGTTTCCAGGCCGGCAACAAGCTGGATCCGAGAATCCGCGACATCGAGCGCTTCTACATTTCGGGCGCCATGGAAGTTGCCCTGGATAAGCAGGGGCGGATTCTCATTCCGCCCTATCTGCGGAGCTTCGCCGGACTGGACAAGGACCTCGTGTTGGCCGGGGTGGGCGAGAAGTTCGAAATCTGGAATCAGGCGAAGTTCGAGGAACGCCGGCGCCAGGTGGGCCTGCGGTTCGATGCCGACCTGGCCGCCTTGGCCGAGTCGGGCGTAACGCTGCGGCTGTAA